The Thermococcus thermotolerans genome contains a region encoding:
- a CDS encoding IGHMBP2 family helicase: MDEKLEKFISHLKILVEMERRAEIEAMRTEMKRLSGREREKVGRAVLGLNGKVVGEELGYFLVKYGRDREIKTEISVGDLVVVSRRDPLKSDLVGTVVEKGKRFITVALETVPEWALKGVRIDLYANDITFKRWLENLDGLRESGRKALELYLGLREPEGSEPLEFTPFDRSLNASQRRAIARALGSPDFFLIHGPFGTGKTRTLAELIKQEVARGNRVLATAESNVAVDNLVERLVDSGIKVVRVGHPSRVSRSLHETTLAYLITQHELYGELRELRVIGQNLKEKRDTFTKPSPKYRRGLSDREILRLASKGIGTRGVPARLIREMAEWLKINQQVQKTFDDARKLEERIAREIIRDADVVLTTNASAGLDVVDYSSYDVAIIDEATQATIPSVLIPINRARRFVLAGDHKQLPPTILSEKAKELSKTLFEGLIERYPWKSEMLTVQYRMNERLMEFPSREFYGGRVVADERVKNITLADLGVKGPALGDSWGEVLRPDNVLVFVDTSGREDRFERQRYGSESRENPLEARLVKETVERLLELGLNPEWIGVITPYDDQRDLIRSLLPEEVEVKTVDGYQGREKEVIVLSFVRSNRKGELGFLKDLRRLNVSLTRAKRKLILIGDSSTLSVHPTYKRLVEFVGERGTVVDIATLGESKEKG; the protein is encoded by the coding sequence ATGGACGAAAAACTGGAGAAGTTCATCTCTCACCTAAAAATCCTAGTCGAGATGGAGCGTAGGGCCGAGATAGAGGCGATGAGGACAGAGATGAAAAGGCTCTCCGGCAGGGAGAGGGAGAAGGTAGGCAGGGCCGTTCTTGGGCTCAACGGAAAGGTCGTTGGGGAGGAGCTGGGCTACTTCCTGGTAAAATACGGGCGCGATAGAGAGATAAAGACGGAGATAAGCGTCGGCGATTTGGTAGTTGTCAGCAGGAGAGACCCGCTGAAGAGCGATCTGGTCGGAACGGTCGTCGAGAAGGGGAAGCGGTTCATAACGGTCGCCCTTGAAACCGTTCCCGAGTGGGCCCTGAAGGGCGTTAGGATAGACCTCTACGCCAACGATATAACCTTCAAGCGCTGGCTTGAGAACCTGGATGGCCTGAGGGAGAGCGGGAGGAAGGCGCTGGAGCTCTACCTGGGCCTTAGGGAGCCGGAAGGGAGTGAGCCCCTTGAGTTCACGCCCTTTGATAGAAGTTTGAACGCGAGCCAGAGGAGGGCAATAGCGAGAGCCCTCGGAAGCCCGGACTTCTTCCTCATCCACGGGCCGTTCGGGACGGGCAAGACGAGAACCTTGGCCGAGCTGATAAAGCAGGAAGTGGCGAGGGGCAACAGGGTCTTAGCGACAGCGGAAAGCAACGTTGCCGTTGACAACCTCGTGGAGAGGCTGGTTGACTCGGGGATTAAAGTTGTCCGCGTCGGTCATCCGAGCAGGGTCTCAAGGAGCCTCCACGAGACGACATTGGCTTACCTTATAACCCAGCACGAGCTCTACGGCGAGCTGAGGGAGCTTAGAGTCATAGGCCAGAACCTCAAGGAGAAGCGCGACACCTTCACCAAGCCTTCGCCGAAGTACAGGCGCGGGCTGAGCGACAGGGAGATACTCAGGCTGGCCTCGAAGGGCATCGGAACAAGGGGCGTTCCGGCGAGGCTGATCCGGGAGATGGCGGAATGGCTGAAGATTAACCAGCAGGTTCAAAAAACGTTCGACGATGCCAGAAAACTTGAGGAGAGAATCGCGAGGGAAATCATCCGCGATGCCGATGTTGTTCTCACAACGAACGCCTCTGCCGGCCTCGATGTCGTCGACTACAGCTCCTACGATGTTGCGATAATAGACGAAGCGACGCAGGCGACGATTCCAAGCGTTTTGATACCAATAAACAGGGCGAGGCGTTTCGTCTTGGCCGGCGACCACAAGCAGCTGCCCCCGACGATACTCAGCGAGAAGGCCAAGGAGTTGAGTAAGACGCTCTTCGAGGGTCTGATTGAGCGCTATCCCTGGAAGAGCGAGATGCTCACCGTCCAGTACAGGATGAACGAAAGGCTCATGGAGTTCCCGAGCAGGGAGTTCTACGGCGGAAGGGTTGTGGCAGATGAGAGAGTGAAAAACATAACGCTGGCCGATTTGGGCGTTAAGGGTCCCGCGCTCGGCGATTCCTGGGGCGAAGTTCTGAGGCCGGATAACGTCTTGGTCTTCGTGGACACCTCTGGAAGGGAAGACCGCTTCGAGAGGCAGCGCTATGGGAGCGAGAGCAGGGAGAACCCGCTTGAGGCGAGGCTGGTTAAGGAAACAGTTGAGAGACTTCTGGAGCTCGGTCTCAATCCGGAGTGGATTGGAGTGATTACCCCCTACGACGACCAGCGCGACCTGATACGCTCGCTCCTGCCGGAGGAGGTCGAGGTGAAGACTGTAGACGGCTACCAGGGCAGGGAGAAGGAAGTTATAGTTCTCTCCTTCGTCCGCTCCAACCGGAAAGGCGAGCTTGGTTTCTTAAAGGATTTGAGGCGCTTGAACGTCTCGCTGACGAGGGCGAAGAGAAAACTGATTTTGATAGGTGATTCCTCGACTTTAAGTGTTCACCCAACGTACAAGCGGTTGGTGGAGTTCGTTGGAGAGCGGGGGACTGTGGTCGATATTGCCACGTTGGGGGAATCTAAGGAGAAAGGTTAA
- a CDS encoding type II toxin-antitoxin system VapC family toxin — protein sequence MAVIDTNVAIERLRKGEEIEESITGVTFVEFPRIVRYSRFKGDVLFPTLDDYLLAHEIQEKLLKNGNPRGFADLLIAAICINRGEELITYDSDFVEIAKISSLRLILLER from the coding sequence ATGGCTGTCATAGACACAAACGTTGCCATAGAACGTCTCAGGAAGGGAGAGGAAATAGAGGAGAGCATAACTGGAGTTACCTTCGTGGAGTTTCCAAGAATTGTGAGATATTCCCGTTTCAAAGGGGATGTCCTGTTTCCAACTCTTGACGACTATCTTCTCGCTCATGAGATCCAAGAGAAACTCCTTAAAAATGGCAATCCGAGGGGATTTGCAGATTTACTCATAGCAGCAATCTGCATCAACCGGGGAGAGGAGTTAATAACATATGACTCTGATTTCGTGGAGATAGCCAAGATCTCCTCTCTAAGGCTGATTCTCCTTGAACGTTAA
- the taw3 gene encoding tRNA(Phe) 7-((3-amino-3-carboxypropyl)-4-demethylwyosine(37)-N(4))-methyltransferase Taw3, which produces MFLYTKNFDEQKAKAMESLRKALAENKVDEDIVSLLEKINALENYFTTSSCSGRISVMEMPHFGDKVNSVWLGKWHRTVKVEEVLEAIGRHEKGQLWFLVRSPILHVGARTMEDAVKLLNLAIGLGFKYSNIKSVSHKKLLVEIRSTERMDVPLGADGELWVSEEYIKRIVGIANDQLRRFKGKLRRLEGEIGKLELK; this is translated from the coding sequence ATGTTCCTCTACACCAAGAACTTCGACGAGCAGAAGGCTAAAGCTATGGAGAGCCTTCGGAAGGCGCTGGCCGAGAATAAAGTGGACGAGGACATAGTTTCGCTGCTTGAAAAAATAAACGCGCTGGAGAACTACTTTACCACCTCCTCCTGCTCCGGCAGGATTTCGGTCATGGAGATGCCCCACTTCGGGGACAAGGTCAATTCCGTCTGGCTCGGCAAGTGGCACAGAACCGTCAAAGTCGAGGAGGTGCTTGAGGCCATCGGGAGGCACGAGAAGGGCCAGCTCTGGTTTCTGGTCAGAAGTCCTATCCTACATGTCGGCGCGAGGACGATGGAGGACGCGGTTAAACTTCTTAACCTGGCGATAGGCCTCGGCTTCAAATACTCCAACATAAAGAGCGTCAGCCATAAGAAGCTCCTCGTTGAGATACGCTCCACCGAGAGGATGGACGTTCCGCTCGGAGCGGACGGGGAACTCTGGGTGAGCGAGGAATACATCAAAAGAATCGTGGGCATAGCGAACGACCAGCTGAGGAGGTTTAAAGGGAAGCTGAGGAGACTGGAAGGAGAGATTGGAAAGCTCGAATTGAAGTAG